The genomic DNA ACCGGCAGCAATACCGATCCATGTAAGAAACAAGCTGACCTTTTGTACAATTAGCGTCTGTGGCACTGGTATAGCTACTAGAAAGCGGCTACTAGGTGTTGAATAatatgaaaaaaaaagaaagaaaacacccttttttttattttgctTATTTACTGGTTTCACCTTGCTCACCTTACCGATGCTGGGGTTACATGATGCTAGCTACAAAAAACAACAAGTCCCTATGTTATAGAGGGAGGAAGCTTGAGGAGTAGAATATCACTGACTGGTGATATAATAGAAATTAATATCAAGACCAGGCATTGGTTATGGGAAGTGCAAAGCAGCAGAGTATTGTGACCCATAACATCCCAAGCAAGATTTGCTGGATGAAGCAGTTAAGTGCATTGTTTGGAACTTGTGAGGGGTCGAATACATAGCAATATAGAATATCACCTCAGATACCGTAGTCAATGCCCCGCATAAAATGGGGTATGACAGACACCATATGTGCCCCGTATAcggtggttgcagatgacgaggcctcgttttttgggtcgcgtgtcacgttcctgctgattaatggccttggcggtcatgtgactaaaatacagacggaaacggcctgtgtaaagtttcagtccgcgtcactaatttcaactaccttacatgacttccctatccatcgaaacgtctatggatttaataaaaaccaatgtacatgcgattggaatatagattctaatcaattgattcagaggtgctatatttggtacctgtatgagacagccaatagctacctgaagttgtttgccggcaaaaatatatatatttgttgcggaataaattagggtcacaaatctcacatatagattgttcttcagcacttgctggctactgataaaaagatacaatggaaaaataaaaggcagtgagatgatgaaggctcaacattactatataaacagtttctggatgcttgttgagtacttgctaatcagtttgctgctgttcctgaatttgaatccgctgcctcataagtgtaacgggctaggcccgaaaggcacctcgaaccataaatggttctcgattgaagctattcacaagagcgtgccgaagtcaggtgatcgtagatcacctgatcacgagtatataaatccaccgccagcgtgtctttctttctttctttctttcctttccccaacgagttcttttgtacatatctatatattagatagcaaggcttcggcccattacattagaactcgttcgccctcatctatctacttatttattgaacaacggattacgcatcggattgaacgcgcaacggatcgtacatcgcacactggacacactggacacactggacacactggaaacactggacacactggacacattgaacgattggacataccggataactggatacattggacatcggatatcagacatcgaaattcacggatagttgagctatttacaaacaaatcaatagtcaagtcagtcatatgaccacattttcagcggaaatcagcgaccacgagtcaaacgaccaaaccgacggcaacatgggagacaatatacactcaggagggaccaccactcctgtcccacaagatcttgtcgcagttattgcaggacttcaacgacaactgcaacaaatggaagaacggcggattgaagatcttcgtcgtctcaaagaagagttgacgagcccacccagagagcccttgccacaaccgactattgaagagatagccccccaaccaatggcggaccctgttaggagacctcgacccaagctgacagacccagaagtctttgatggtcgaaaccgaagtctctaccgtccgtttcgaagcaagctgcgcgctaaacttgaggtcgataaagaagccttgggcaatgcctatgatcgtatgtggtatgcttttggccgtctaacagatggggctgctatgcaggtgctgccctggatggagcggtttgctaagaaaggagctactgagagccagctggacggaatgcttgatcaaatggacttcatctttctggaccggaatctggaggagaaggctgtacgagaccttgcaagcttgaaacagaacaacaagcccttcacagtctttctcactgagttcaaccgactactcatggaagctgatggccataactggcctgaaaacacaaaaaggtcctacctagacaatgcattaaaccgtgagatgaacacacgccttgaaactgttgaaaagaaaaatggatttgaagactattgccgccagctacagcagattgcggaccggatggagaagaaccaattgcggtactcacggaacaataagcataccacctcaacttctccagctcaccctgtgaataccacccgtgcttcctctccaccccaagatatggactgggaacccacaacaacaacttctgcacgcagccaacctcgacgcgtggctaagcatgtatcacgagaagaaatggaacgccgcagacaagaacgacgttgccttcgttgtggtgactccacgcattttatctcccattgcccctacgacagtcctaggaacagtacccgcatggctcgctcacacattcatgggccggaactcgaagatgaagaagagcagttgagggaacaacccaagctgggaaaagaatagctcctgcaaaaagtctcttgcaggagcaccacca from Aspergillus chevalieri M1 DNA, chromosome 1, nearly complete sequence includes the following:
- a CDS encoding uncharacterized protein (COG:S;~EggNog:ENOG410PZ3X;~InterPro:IPR032567), with translation MTTFSAEISDHESNDQTDGNMGDNIHSGGTTTPVPQDLVAVIAGLQRQLQQMEERRIEDLRRLKEELTSPPREPLPQPTIEEIAPQPMADPVRRPRPKLTDPEVFDGRNRSLYRPFRSKLRAKLEVDKEALGNAYDRMWYAFGRLTDGAAMQVLPWMERFAKKGATESQLDGMLDQMDFIFLDRNLEEKAVRDLASLKQNNKPFTVFLTEFNRLLMEADGHNWPENTKRSYLDNALNREMNTRLETVEKKNGFEDYCRQLQQIADRMEKNQLRYSRNNKHTTSTSPAHPVNTTRASSPPQDMDWEPTTTTSARSQPRRVAKHVSREEMERRRQERRCLRCGDSTHFISHCPYDSPRNSTRMARSHIHGPELEDEEEQLREQPKLGKE